Below is a genomic region from Kribbella qitaiheensis.
GCACGGAGATGAAGTCCGAGGCTGCAAGCAGCTCGTCCAGGGACGCGAGCCGGACCCCCATCTGGGCGGCGCGGGCCGGCCTGGACGTACGGGTCGTACGCGATCACGTTCATGCCGAAGGCGGCCAGCCGCTGGGCGACCAGGACGCCGATCTTGCCGAGGCCGACAATGCCGACGGTCTTCTCGAACAGCTCGACGCCGGAGAACTTCGACCGCTTCCACTCGCCGTTCTTCAGCGAGAGGTCGGCAGCCGGGACCCGGCGGGCGGCGGCGAGCAGCAGCGCGACGGCGAGCTCGGCGGCGCTGACGATGTTGGAGGTCGGCGCGTTGACGACCATCACACCGGCCTGGGTCGCGGCCTTCACGTCGACGTTGTCGAGGCCGACGCCGGCGCGGGCGACGACCTTGAGCTTCTTCGCCGCGGCGAGCGCCTCGGCGTCCACCTTGGTGGCGCTGCGGATCAGGATGGCGTCGACATCGGCGATGGCCGGCAGCAGTTCGGCGCGGTCGGCGCCGTTCGCGTGCCGGATCTCGAAGTCGGGGCCGAGCGCCTCGACGGTGGCCGGGGACAGTTCTTCGGCGATCAGGACGACGGGCCGTTGAGCGTCAGTCATGGGAGATGTCTCCTGCAGAAGCGGTTGGGGGCTCGAAAGATCAGAGCACCGCGCTGTGCCCGCTGGAAACGATGCTACCAGCCGTTCAGTTCACCACTCCGGGGGTATCAAACCGCGTAAGACGGGCAGCCCGACCCGTACTGCGGAAGCTCAGTCGGTGTCGCAGCTCTGGTTGGAAGCGACGCTGGTGGCCGAATCGATCCCGAGCCGGCCCTGCTCGCGGACCAGCCGGTAGCGCAGGTCCAGCCGGCTGCAGGTCGTCCCCTTCGCCCCAGTGCTCTTCGGTGAGAAAAGCACCGTGAAAGTCACCCGCGCAGTCGCGTTCTTCTCCCCCGTGCCAACCACCTCGGTGATCACCGGGCGGAACGCGTACGACGTCCCGTGCGCCCGGACGAAGTCGGCGTCGGTACTGGTCAAGGCGAGCTCGTGTGAATAGGTGTCCCGCATCGCCAGGAAGTCGTGCTGATTCAGCGCTCTGAAGTACGCCGCGAACAGCCGCTGGATCTCGGTGGCCAACGGACTGGCGGCGACGTCGAGCGAAGGCTGGACCGCCGTTCGCGGCCCATGGGCGAGGCAGTTCCCAGTCGGCTCGGCGGTGACGGCGGGCTCCAAGCCGGCGTACCGGCGGACTTCGTCCAGGCCGATGATCTTGCCGGAGGCAACGGTGTTGCCAGTCACCAAACCGGTGACGTGGCCGTTCCGGTTGAGCACTGGCGCGCCGACCGAGGCAGGGTCGAGGAACTCGGGCAGCGCGCGCGGCTCCTGCGTAGTCCCGGCCCGCTGGATCGACTGTTTGCCCGTCTGGTCGTACGCGATGATCGCGCGCTCGGCCTTGGCATCCGGAGCCTCCGACGCGAGCGTGGCGGTCGAGATGTCGAAGCTGCCCTGCATCTGCAGCACTGCGACTCCGTCGGCGCTGGTGCCGACCACAGTGGCTCTGCGAATCCGGCCGTCCACTGTCATCGCGGCGATCGACACCGGCTGCCGGATGGCCGACGCGGCGGTGAGCACTCGCCCATCGTCGAACAACACGCCGGTCGCTTCACCCGTCCCCGCACAAGTACTGGCCAGCACTCGTACGACGCTTGGCCCGGTCGCCCTCAGCACCGTGCCTGTGTCCAGGCTCAGATCTCCGGAACTCTGGCCCTGCGACCGGAGCACCCAGCCGGCTCCAAGGCCGACGGCCAGCACGATCACCACTAACGGGATGATCGCCAGCACGCCCGGCCCGCGGGGCGGTTTCGCCTGCCTGGAAGGCTGGACCGGCGCGGTCCGGGGCTGGATCGTCGTCCGGCTCCCGGCCGTCACCTCGTCGTCGACGACCGCCCAGCTCGGGATACGCCGGGGTGGCTTCGGCAGCTCGCGCCGGCCGTCTTCCATCCCCAACCTCCCGGTGACTGGTGTCGGCTCCGATTCTGTCAGAGAGCTGTCCCGATTTCTTTCTGACAAAGCCACAACGCCCGGGTCGCCACAAATGTGGCGGCCCGGGCGTCCCTAGTGCCCCGTCAGCGGGAGGTCAGCGCGCGGCGCTGCCCTCGACGTAGTCGTCGTCGTGCGACTTGACCCACGCCATCAGGCCACGCAGCTCCTTGCCGACGGCCTCGATCGGGTGCTCCTGGCTCTTCTTGCGGAACTCCGCGAACTCCGGCGCGCCGGCGTCCTGGTCGGCGATGAAGCGGGCAGCGAAGGTGCCGTCGGTGATGTCACCGAGCACCTCGACCATCCGCTGCTTGACCGACGCGTCGATGATCCGCGGGCCGGACACGTAGTCGCCGTACTCGGCGGTGTCGGACACCGACCAGCGCTGCTTGGCGATGCCGCCTTCGTAGATCAGGTCGACGATGAGCTTGAGCTCGTGCAGGCACTCGAAGTACGCGACCTCGGGCTGGTAGCCGGCCTCGGTCAGTACCTCGAAGCCGGACTGGATCAGCTGCGAGACGCCACCGCAGAGGACAGCCTGCTCACCGAACAGGTCGGTCTCGGTCTCCTCGGTGAAGGTGGTCTTGATCCCGCCGGCGCGGAGGCCGCCGATGCCCTTGGCGTAGGCGAGGGCCAGGTCCCAGGCCTTACCGGACGCGTCCTGCTCGACGGCGACGAGCACGGGGACGCCGCGGCCTTCGCTGAACTCACGGCGTACGAGGTGGCCGGGGCCCTTCGGGGCGACCATGAAGACGTCCACGCCGGCCCGGGGGCAAGATGTAGCCGAAGCGGATGTTGAAGCCGTGCCCGAAGACGAGCGCGTCGCCGTCGACCAGGTT
It encodes:
- a CDS encoding S1 family peptidase — its product is MEDGRRELPKPPRRIPSWAVVDDEVTAGSRTTIQPRTAPVQPSRQAKPPRGPGVLAIIPLVVIVLAVGLGAGWVLRSQGQSSGDLSLDTGTVLRATGPSVVRVLASTCAGTGEATGVLFDDGRVLTAASAIRQPVSIAAMTVDGRIRRATVVGTSADGVAVLQMQGSFDISTATLASEAPDAKAERAIIAYDQTGKQSIQRAGTTQEPRALPEFLDPASVGAPVLNRNGHVTGLVTGNTVASGKIIGLDEVRRYAGLEPAVTAEPTGNCLAHGPRTAVQPSLDVAASPLATEIQRLFAAYFRALNQHDFLAMRDTYSHELALTSTDADFVRAHGTSYAFRPVITEVVGTGEKNATARVTFTVLFSPKSTGAKGTTCSRLDLRYRLVREQGRLGIDSATSVASNQSCDTD